The segment CGAGTAATATCGATAAATTCCACCGTCTACGAAGAGATCGATCTTACGCACGATTGCTTTGTCCGAGGCCGGTAATTTTAGGACGAATGAATTCTTTTTTAAACTATTGGAAGCCAGAAGATCTCTCGCTTTTTGCAGCAATGGGGATTTTTCCGGAGCCAGATTTTTCATTTCTTGAGGATCGGAGATAAGATCGTAAAGTTCTTCCGGCATGGAATGCGGAGCTCCTTCTCTTGTTCGACGAACGGTATCGTAGCCGGGATATCTACGTATTAACTTTAATTCTTCCGTTCGGATCGATTCTGAAAATCTTCCTTCGGTATAAACGACTTCCTCAAAATCCCGTCCCTTCTCTCCGAACATGGCCGGAGAATAATCGGATCCGGAGCAGGAACTTTCGGAGCACGGAAAGCCCATTGCCCCCGCTAGCGTCGGAAATAAGGAGAGTAGGGAAACCTGTTTCTCGAATTTCCACTTCTTGATCCGAGACTTGGACGATTCGGGGGGATGTAAAATCCAAGGAACGCGTATTTCCTCTTCGTAATGACTTTCTCCATGAGCATGAAGATTTTCGGCTACGAAATGATGGTGATAGTAATGTTCCATCTCCTGCAGTTCGCCGTGATCCGCTACGACGGCGATCCAGGTTTTATCGTAAACGCCGTTCCTCTTGGCTTCGTCTAGAATTTTACCGATGACTTCGTCCGTATATAAGATTTCCGCCATGTATTTTCGAACATAAGGGTCGTACCGTTTCCATATTTCTGCAGGAACGGATTTTTCCAACGCTTCCAGATATTTTCGTTCAGGTAAATACGGGTAATGCGGGGTGTTAATATTTATGTGAAGAAAAAATCTTCGATCCCTATTTTCTCTCAAGAACTTTATGGATTCGTTAAGTATGAGTTCCGTATCCGCCCTGTCTTTTCCCGGTTGAAACAGTCTATGAAATCCCAGATCTACGCCGACACCGGTATAGTCTAGTAGAAAAACGTTATTCATTAAACTTGCGGTTACAAAGCCGACGTTTCTGAGATGGTTTACAAGGGTTTCCGGATTTTTGGAGTAAAAAATCTTCCTATGTAAATTCGTGGAATAGAACCAAGCGTTCCCCATTCCAAGTTCCGAAGCGATCTTGGATGTGAAAAAGGATAACATGGACGGTTTTGTCCAATTTCCATTGGCGAAAGCTTTTTCGAACACGATCGATTGAGAAGCTAAGCGATCCAACGCTGGGCTTGTGGGGACAGGCGAGCCGCCGTAACCGAGGCGATCCGGGCGCAAGGCGTCAACGACGATCAGGATAAGGTTTTCCTTGGGACCCCAATCGCTAGGCGAAAATACTTTCGAAAATAAAAGCGGTTCTCCGATAAAAACGAAGGAATCTTTTTCGATCGGAATCCAACGAAAACTCCAGTTCGGCTTCTTCTCCGAGATTAGTAGTTTAGCGACATTTCCTACTAACGGAATTTTAAATTCTTTCCACGAGTCTCCCTGTCCCGCGATCGTTTCGTTGAAAACGATTTCGTTTCCGAGTTTGATTTCTAATCTTCCCGAGGATCGAATCCTTTCTCCTTTTGCCGAGAGTATTGTTGCGGAAAAAGAGAATATGATGTCGTTTTCGGATGCGAGTCTCGCTTCTTTTTTTGTAAACTCGGAAGAGATGGTACAATCTCCGCCTTCGAATAGAAAGAGGCTATCCCTTGAATCGTTTAGTAGATTTTCCTTATCTAACAATATCGTAAACTGTAGATTTCTCCAACGGTCTTGACTCGACAGATCGGAATATCGTGCTGGGTTTTTCTTATAATGAAAGGCGATCTTTTTAATTTCTTTTTCCGCATCGCCTTTGCATGCGCTTCCTATTTTAGAGAGCGATCTCAATCCATCCCAGACAGGAAGGTTTACGCTTTCGTCTCCGAAAGATCGTGAAATGATTTTTCGACAGTTCGGAGCACAAAGTAAAATTCCTAGTAGGAAAAAACCGAAACGTTGGTAATATTTATTTGGAATCATGAACGGAAAACAGGTACACGATTCTTTATCCTCTTTGTCTTACAACTCGAAACCGATCAGGCGAACAGTATTCGGTGAACGTTTGTTCTGAACGGCCGAGCCTTAGAAAGGAAAAAGCAATAGACCGGAAGACTCCGAGGTAAAAAATTAGGGCGGTTAAGCACCACCTCCTATATGGGAGGATCACGATCCAAATTAGGAAAGGATTATGGCAGAAAAAGGCATATCAAAAGACCTGATCGGCACAAAACTGGACCGCTACGAATTCGACGTAGAACGCGGAAAGATCCGCGAATTTTGCCAGGCGATCGGAGAAACGAATCCAATTTATTTCAATGTAGAGGCTGCAAAAAAGGCCGGCTACGAGGACGTCCCGGCTCCGCCGACATACCCTACTGTGATTCAATTTTGGGGTTACCCCAAAATTTGGCAGGATATGGAAAATATGGGAGTGGATACGTCTCGTATTCTCCATTTAAAGGAAAAATACACGTATCTCAAAACTCTTTATCCGGGTAAGGTATCGTCTCAAGGCGAATGCGTTAATGTTACCGTCGGTAAAATGGATACTATGACTTTCAAGACCACGGTTCGCGATTCTAAAGGCGACGTCGTAATCGAAGCTGAGATGTCGATTTTCATTCGTAAACCCGAGCTTTGATTGGAGGAAATCTATGAGCAAAATAGAATTTGATAAATTCGAAATCGGGCAGGAACTTCCTCCCTTAAAAACGGACGTTATTACTCACGCGAATCTGGTCCGTTATGCCGGTGCAAGCGGGGACTTTAATCCGATTCATAATGATCCCGACTTTGCACGTAAGACCGGACTCGACGGAACTATCGCACACGGAATGTTTGTTATGGCGCAAATCGGAAGACTTTGTACCGCTTGGGTCGACCAGAAGCAAATCAAGGAATTCGGCGTAACGTTTAAAGCGATGACTAAGCCGGGACAAAGATTGACGTGCAGCGGTAAAGTAAAACGTAAAAAGGAAGAAAACGGAGAAAAGTTGTTAGTCGTGGCTGTGGAAGCCGCAGACGATTCCGGCGAAGTAAAGGCTTCGGGAGAAATGATCGTAGCTTGTTAATCAAACTTTTAACGATTCTTTTATTCAGGACCTCTTCGGAGGTCCTTTTTATTTTAACTCGGGACAAAATTCTAAGTTCCGTAAGCGGGAAAAAAACTTTTCCTCAAGAGACAGGAAATTCAAAATCAATTCAGCGGGAAGTTTCGATTAGTGGAGCGGATTGCGCTACTCGGTCCTGAGTCGATTCGATTGCGATAATCGTAATATCATCGTATCTTTGTTCGTCCCCGCGAGAACGTTCTTCCATCGCTACGAGTTCCTCTAGAAGTTCCTGCAAATTCGAAGAAGCCATGGACGTCGCTTTGATCGCTATAGAATCCACGGTGCTCCAGCGATTTTCCTTTCTCCGGTTTTCTATAAGCCCGTCCGAGAAAAGTAGAAGACGGCTACCGACGGGAAACGCGAACGTATTGAACTGAATTTCCAAATCATCAAATAGTCCGAGAATAGGACCGGTCTTGTGCAGAAGTTCGTAAGTCCCGTCCGGTTTGATCAGAACTTGATCGGGATGTCCTGCTGATGCATAAAGAAGCTCGCTCTTTTCCAAAAAAATGTCCGCGACAAAGCAGGGAAAGATACTTTCAAGCGTATCGAACTTTCGTAAAAATCTTCCGTTCAATTCTTTTAAGACCTGTGTCGGGCAATCCAGTTTCTTGAGTTCCTCATACTCGGTCTTCAGCGCCATGGTCATCAAACTGGCCTGTACACCGTGACCTACTGCGTCCGCCAACAGAACTCTCACTTTTCCCGGCTTGACTTCGGAAATATCCAAGAAGTCTCCTCCGACTTTTTCCAAAGGTTTATACACGTATTCGAAACGAATTCCTGATATTTCCCGATCGGGAGGAGTTAGAATCTTCCTCTGAACGTTTTGCGCGATCTCCAACTCGCGATTGATTTGCTGCAGAGTGTCATTAAGAGTTTTTGTTCTGTCTTCGACCTTTTGTACGAGTTTTTCCTTCATCTCGAATAGTTCCAAATTCATCGTTTGAAGGTCTTCGGTAAGGATTTTTGCTTCCTTATACTTGGATGATCTATCCGAAGCGATTACTAAAGATTGCAAGAAAACGAAGAATACTAAAGCGAAATGCGAAACTTCGTACGAAGAGACTTTCAATACGTAAGTATAAAATAAATCGATACCGATTCCTAAGAATAGTAGACCGGTTCCGTAAAGAATGTACGCCGAGTTGCTTTCCTTATCGAAATCGATCGTATAAATCACATACAAAACGTATAATATGGTAAATCCCATAAATATATGGAAATACATTATCTTTTCGCTGTTGAACGCCAAGGATCCGAAGAAAGTCGCGACGGTAAAGATAGCGGAAACCGCGATCGAGACCCTAACGAATGTTTTCGAAACATAAGGCTCGAAGGTGGTCCAAAAGAACATTAAATAAAACGGAACGCTTACGATTAAGGGAATCTGATCCAGCATTTGGATCGCAGGCTGCGGTAGGGAGGGAAAAAACTCCATTAGAAGTTTAGCATTCGTTACTAAGGTTCGAATGCTGATAACCAGACTCATAAAACCGAAATAAAGTGGGGCCGTGCTGGATCGCAAATAAAGATATAGGGAAATATGATAAAGTCCCATGATTAAGAGGCTTGCGAATGCGAATATATCGGAAAAAATCGTACGAGTTCGATAACCTTGCATGACTTCCGAAGGACCGATACGAACGGGAGATATGATCCCTCCCTGTCTGGAATAATTATTGGAAACGAAAATTTCTAGGGAAACTACGTTAGAGGGGGGGATGAACGAAAAAAACTTAGGTTGAACTCTAGGTATCGTCTCTTTTGACGAAGGCGAGGGAGTTCCCGATTCTCCCAGGATATTTCCGTCGATATAAAGTCTGTAAGAGGTCAGGATGGAGCCGAGTCCGATCGTTAAAACTTTCCCGACCCACACGTCTGGGATTAAAATTCGCAGCCGATAAGTTCCATATCCCAGCTTTTCGTAAGAAGAATGAATTTCCGTTTCGCGATTCCATGCACCCGGTACGGTAATCTTGCTACGGAATGTCTCCAAAACCTTTCCGGCTTCCTGGCTCCAAAAAAATTCCCATTCTCCGGAAAGATCAACCGGGCCTGAAGAGGCATCGTGAATACCGCGGAGATCGATACTACCTTGGTACGCGCGTATATTTTCTTCCTTATGCGACGGAGTCAGCGTAAGAAGAAAGATTAGGAATCCGATCGGTCCTAACAGAAAGAATAAATACTTAGATATGTGCATGAGGTATAAATACCCAGAGCCATCCTCCGTTCCCTATCGAGAATGAGTCAACCTTTCTCCGCCTAACATGGATATAGGTTTCCCCTCGATTGGAAAGAAATTATTGCTAAATCCTATTTTTATACAAAGATCTTAAGAATCTTTTACATCCGGAATTCTATGAATTTTATTTTCAATTGTCTGACTCGTCCATGTTTAATAGACGGCGGTATAAGATACTTCGCTGTTTGCAAAACTCTACTAGCTAAGGAGACGTTTTTTTTCGGAGTTTTAATACTATACGTTATGGAAAAAACCGTGGAAAGATGACACTGTATGATAGTTTTCGAAGAGATTTGAGGCAATAATGGGAAATAACGGAAAGCGAAGAATCGGATTAGCCCTCGGAAGCGGTTCCGCCCGGGGTTGGTCGCATATTGGGGTGATACAGGAGCTCGAGAATCTTGGAATACGCCCGGATATCGTCTGTGGGACCTCCATCGGCTCATTAGTCGGTGCGTTTTATTCTGCCGGAAAGCTCCATGCTCTCGAAAGCTGGGTCGAAAGCCTGGAATGGAAAGATATCCTAGGTTTTATGGATTGGACATTCGGCGGAGGATTAATTCGGGGAAAGAAACTCTTCGATTTTTTTGCCCAAGAATTCCGTGACGCTGAGATTCATGAATTGACTCTCCCTTACGGTGCTGTTGCGGCAGATCTTGATACCGGAGTAGAGGTTTGGATCCGAGAGGGGTCCATCTTTGAAGCCGTTCGGGCCTCGATTTCTTTACCCGGTATTTTTACACCGGTTCTAAAAGATGGACGATGGCTTGTGGACGGAGGTTTAGTAAATCCCGTTCCAGTTTCCCTTTGTAGAGCAATGGGGGCGGATTATGTCATCGCCGTTGATTTAAATCAGGACCTTTTGGAAAAGAGAGAAGCGGAAGATAAGAAAGAAATTTCTATCGAGCCAATGTCTCGCTGGAGGTCCTGGACTTCTAAATTTTGGGGAAGCGATTTGGATGAACACCTTAAAGCGGAAAAAGATGACAAACCCGGAATCATGGAAGTCGTATCCAAAAGCATAAATATCATGCAAATCCGTATTACTCGGAGTCGGATGGCGGGAGATCCACCGGATATTTTACTCGCGCCTCGTCTGCGTTATATCGGATTGATGGAATTTCATAGAGGGAAAGAAGCGATCGCCGAGGGACGCGACATTGTCAGAAAAATGGCTCCAGCTTTAATCATTCCGAAATGAAGTTCCCGATTTAGGGATTGCCACAAAAACCGGGAAGAATAGAATCTCAGATGAGTTCTAGACAATCGACGCCAAAACGAATAAAGACGATAATAATACGACTTTCATGAACAAGTTACAAATAATCTTCCTCCTTTTCGTATCGTTTCCTTTTTCGTCTTGTACGGATAAAGAGGATCCTCCAATTCTCGAAATCAGGGATTTATTGGACTCCGCACATATCGGAGAGTCGATCGAAAAGGCTAGAGCGCATGCGGAACAATCCGGAAAGACGGATCAAATACATTATCTTCGCGGTTGGATTCAGTATTTAAGAAAAGACGACGATCAAGCCGAAAAAGAATATAAACTTTGTCTAAAGGAAAATCCGGAATCCTACGATTGCCTTCGTGGAATTGGATTGATTCTGCAGCAGCGAAAGCAGTATGTGAAGGCCGAATCAAGTTTTCAAAAAGCATTAAACGCCGCCGAAACGCAAAAGGATTTCGAAGCGGTATCCATCTTAAGAGTGGATTCCGGAAATCTATTGCTACGCCAAAATCGGCGTTCCGAAGCGATATTCGAATATAAAAAATCGTTGGAAGCGAAGCAGGACGGTTCCGCTTATTTCGGTCTTGGATTGACTACGCTTTTACAAGGCGATCGAAAATCTTCCAAAGATTATCTGGAAAAAGGTTTAAAGACTCCTTATAGAGATCTAATTCTTAAAGCGGAAACATATTATTTATTAGCGAAATTGCAATTTGAATGGGAAAAAAATCCGCGGGCAGCCGCCGTGTCGGCAAAGAAGGCCTTCGAATTGTTTCCGGCAAAGAAAGAATATGCAAAGGCATGGGAGCAATATTCGAAAGCAGCTTCCTCGCTCCCATAACGTAGGACAATAATGAAATACTTAGCCGCATTGGCGCGAATCGTACATAAACAAATTATACTTCCTTTCCAAGAGTCGCACGCTCCCGTAAACGAGGTTAGTCTAGGAACTTCAATCGGCTTAATTTGGTCCATGACTCCTCTAATCGGGATCCAAATGTATCTGGGTTTTGCGACCTGGGTTATTTTACGGATTTTTCGAATTCGCTTTTATTTGCCGATTGCGATCGCAATGATTTGGATCACGAACCCGGTAACGCTTCCGTTTTTTTATTATATATTTTATATATTAGGCAAATATTCTCTAATGGCGTTCGGAATCGCTTCCGTCGAGTTGGATTTTAATGTTATATATGAAGTGATGGCCAAGTCCGAATCGATGGATTTCCTTTCCGGCTTATGGTATTGGTCGGTATTCCTATTGGATAAGATGGGACTTCCTATGTTTGTGGGCGGTTTCGTGGTGGGTCTACCTTCTGCAATTATCGGATATCCTCTTACGTATCGGCTCTTGAACTCATATCGTTCGACACTTGCGGAAAAAGAAGGAATTACTCTCAGGGAATGGGAAGAGCGTCACGTAAGAAAGGACATCGGTCTCTTTTCGGCTAGACCATCCTTGAATCAGAAGGAAGGGGTTTAAGTTTCTTTAAAATTTTAACCCGAGTCTTGCGATCAAAGTTTCAGGAGTATATTGCAAGGATTTCGGATTTTTTTCCGCTTCGCGAACGAGGGCGACGATAGCCCGATTAATCGGAGCGCCGTGTCCGACTCTATCCGCCAACTTTAAAATCTCTCCGTTTAACGTATCGATTTCGGTCGGTCGCCCTTGGTTTAGATCTTCCCACATGGAGGAGCGAGCTTCAGGGTCTATTTTTACCATGCTCGAAGCCGCTTTGAAAAAGAGCCAATCAGGTAATTTTAATATTAATGGAGCGAGCTGCGGTATCATTTTTCCCGCTCTGCTTGGTCTTAGTCCTGCCAGTTTCAAGACTTCAAAACCTTCGGAAATCATTGCGGCTAGAATCCTACGATATCCGCGTAAAGAAAGTTCCTCCCTTAGCGGAATTCCGGAAAGCGCATTTAGGCTGTTATTTAGATTAATGAGAAGTTTTCCCCAAAGAACGCCGTCCATATTGGGATGAGTAGCCGCAGATAGTCCGGCGATCTTAAGATAATCTACGATTTTTTTTCCATATTGATTTTCCTGAACGACCAGATCTCCGCTCGTCCCCCTATGAAACTGCCCCTTACCTTTTGCGATCACGTTGAACGGAACCATTCCCGCTAGAATTCTTTCTCCTAAATGCGGAATCGATTCGTAAAGTAATGACTTGTTTTTAACGCCGTTTTGAAAGCTGACTATGATCGCTTTTTCTTTTTCTGCGGAAGATAGATGCTTATTTAAGGCCTGGCCTAATTCTTTTGTATCTCTGCTTTTAACAGTCACTAAGAAGATGGAAGCGCCACGAACTTCTTTTAAGTCGGTAGTATATTCGATCTTATTAGGTGGAATGGAAAAAAACTTTCCCGTAAAATCGGAAATTCCCAGACCGAATAACTGAACTTCCTTTCGATTTCGTTCTCTTCCTACAAAGACGACCGGAAATCCTGCGTTGACCAAATGTGCTCCAATGTACGTTCCGATGCTTCCTGAGCCGAGAATCGCAAATTTAGCAGAATCTTCTTGCATAAGCGGATAAGATTTATTGTAAAACGGGAAAAACCAAGTAAAAATAAAAAAACCGAGAGTCCTTTCGGAAACTCTCGGTTTTACTTATGAGAATTCTAACTAACGATTATTGGTTAGATTTCGCGTTTTGGGCCATTTTCAAGAAATAACCCTCAACATCGTACCAAGTCTTACCTGAATTCAAAGTATTGGAGGCTTCCAGATGGTCGACTCCCGTTGTCAGGATTCCGTAGCTTGGTCCTCCGTTAAATGTCCCCCATTTAAGTGAAGAATAAGGAACGAGACCGTCGCAAGTTGCTCCTTGTCCGTTGAACAAACCGCCGGCAGCGCAAGCAGGTTGCAGAATTCCCATTAAAGGGTGCTGGATAAGGTCAGGGATGGTGATATAAGATCCGTAAGAATAGTATTTCACCGCAGAAGAGTTCGGTGTACGGGTATTAAATGCCGCCGTTCCCGAAGTAGTCAAAGAGCCTAAAGCTGCGAGTGCGTTTTGTTGTCCGCCGCCGTAAACTAATTGTACCACTACGCCTAAGACCGCATTAACGAAAGGTTTAATCCAATCAGGCAGGACAGTATTGATTATGTCTGCAATCGGAGATCCGCGGTGCGGGGTGTTCAAAGTGGTTAGAGTCGATACTTTAGAAGAAAGACCCAGGTTAGAAATAGCGTAACGGCTATCCAGTCCACCTTGCGAGTGACCTAAGATATGAACTTTCGAGAACCCGTTGGCTGCCATATATACGTTGATTTTGTTAGCTAACTCGACTCCGCGGGTTTCGTTAGACTGTGCCGCAGTTTTTGTCGGAGCATATACCGTTGCGCCTTGTGAGGTTAGATAGGAATCCATTCCTCCCCAATAGCTAATAATGCTGATTATGCCTGATGAATCGGTTCCCCAGCCAAAAAGACCGTGGGAAAGGATAATCGGATAGGCCCCAGCGAGTGGTTTGGAAGATGATCCTCCGCCTGATGCGAACAATGAGCCGCTAAAAATAAACAGGATCAATACTGATAGTCCTAGTTTACGCATGGAATGTTACCTCTTTTCTCTTCACTATTCTCTGTGTCTCAAATTGAGATTCGCTTTGTGTTTCTTGTTCGCTTTTTCTATGTATCACTCGATATAGAGTGAGGGTTTTTACTGTATTCTGATCCCCGAGATTGTCAAGAGAAAACGTTCGAAAAAAACTTCTTAAATAATACGTTTGATATAAAACTAAATTATTTTTAAATCAAGCGTTATATAAAAATGCATTTTAGTTTTTCAAAAAGGGCGATTTGAAAGCATTTTAGGAAAATAAAAGTTCTAAGGCTAACCCTCTTACCTGCTGCCTTTTTCTCTTATTTCCCAATTATATTTTATAGGAGAGGATTTTTAGAAGACCGGTCAATGATACGAAGAATTCAGATCGGTCCAGGAAGTTATTCCTTCCGATGTGATATTCTTTTCCGACGAAATTTGAGTTTTTGCTCCGAGAAAAACAAATCTTCCGAAGGATTCCGAATTTTTATCCCGCGATCTGTGAAACAAAATTAGCGCGCGGCTTTTAAATTTTAAAATACACGATCGGGTTTTTCTTAGTCGTAATTCGATCGTCGAATCGGAATAAAATTTCTATTTCGGTTCTAGGTTCTCAGTGTTCGCATACGATCGTCTGTGATTTCAGTTTGAATCATTCGTTCGGTGGGGAGAAACTTCGAACGAAAAATTCTTTTTGATAAGTGCGTAAGAGCCGATTAAAGACCAAAAAGTTTTACAATGATAGGATGGGTATTTTGGAAAATTCGTAACAGGCAAAAAGAAAGGTCCTTCGTTTAATGGAAATGAAGCTGATCGCTGTCGGAAGCTGGTAGTTAAGGGACTTCGAAATCGATGATTTTCCTAGGAGATTCGAATGACTATCTTTCCGAAATGACTTCCTTTTTTAAGGATGCCTAATGCTTCTCTGAATTCTTGAATCGGAAAGATAGAATCTACTACCGGACGTAGTCCGACGCTTTGAATAGCGCGATTCATCTCTAAGAAAGCCTTTTGATGTCCTACTACGATTCCTTGAACTTTTATTTGATTCATAACAAGCGGTAGAAGATTCAAATCCTTAATTGACCCTGCGAGAATTCCGATTAAGTGAATCGTGCCGAATAGTTTAACGGCTTTCACGGACTGCTCTAACGTTCCTGCGCCTCCTACTTCGACGACATGATCGACTCCTTCTCCTCCCGTTAGATCTCGAATCGCCTCTCCCCATTTGGGAAGTTCCTTATAATTGATTCCATAGTCGGCTCCCAGTGCTTTCCCCCGAGCTAGCTTTTCCTCGGAAGATGATGTTAGGTAGACTGTCGCACCGATCATCTTTGCGAATTGCAATGCAAACAGGGAAACTCCGCCCGTTCCTTGAACTAAGACAGATTCACCCGGCTTCACTTTGTTTTCTACGAAGAAGGAGGACCAGGCAGTTAGGGCAGCGCATGGCAGAGTAGCGGCTTCCTCAAAGCTTAGATGCGAAGGCATCGGGACGATACCGGTTGTCGGTAAAATAGCATATTCTCGTAGAGTTCCGTCTAAAGGACCGCCTAATGTAGTTCGAAGCTCTTTCTTTGTGGCGGGGCCGCTGATCCAATACGGCGCAAAGGTTGCGTTGATCTTATCTCCGACTTTAAATTCCGTAACGTTTTCTCCGACTTCCACGATTTCCCCGGCTCCGTCACTGCAAGGAATCATCGGTACGGGGAATTTAGGATTGTATTTGCCTTCGATCACCAAATAGTCTCTAAAGTTTAAGGAGGCTGCACGGAATCGGACCAACACTTCTCTCGGACCCGGCTTTTCGGGATCCGGTATTTCTACAAGAGAGAGGTTTTCTGCGCCGAAGGAAGAAAGACGAATTGCCTTCATGGTTGATTCTTAGTTGATAATTTAGGTTTTTTCAGGTTTCGGAAACTCTCCCGCTGATTTTCTCCACGAGAGAGTTTCGATTCGATGGAAAAAGATTCCTTACTTGATTCCTAATCCTGGCTTAGCGGCTCCCACGAGAATACTCATATTTCCCGAAGGATGCTTATTTTCCTTCATCAATTGATGGGCTTTAGCAGTTTCATCAAATGTAAATGTCTGCGCGAGAACCGGATCGACTTTCTTTTCTATCACCAGTTGGTTTAGTCCGGCGGAATTTTCATCGTTTGCAAAGTGGGAACCTTGTAAACGTTTTTGCCTCATCCAAAGATAGCGAAGGTCAACGGTCGCATTAAAACCGGTGGTTCCGGCACAAATTACTACCATTCCACCCGTTTCGCAAACGAATACCGAAGTCGGTATAGTCGACTCGCCCGGGTGCTCGAAAACGATTTTCGGATTTTTTCCTTTTCCTGCGATATCCCAGATTGCCTTACCGAATTCGCGTGCGTTTTTAGTCCATTCCGCAAATACTTCCGGCTTATTGATTTCAGAAGTCAAGGCTCCCCAATGTTTGAAATGATTCCTATTGATTACTCCGGCTGCACCTAGGTTTTTACAAAAATCGATTTTATCATCCGAAGAAACGACTGCGATAGGAACTCCACCTGCGGCCTTTACGATCTGAATAGCCATGGCTCCAAGACCCCCCGCACCTCCCCATATAAGAACTACATCACCGGGTTTTACGTCGTTCGGTTTCCAATGGTGAAGCATTCTATAAGCAGTGGCGCCCACCAGCATATAAGCTGCTGATGCTTCCCAACTAAGATGCTTCGGTCTTGGTAAACATTGATGATCCTGAACTTTGCAAAATTGTGCAAAGGATCCCCAGTTTGATTCGTATCCCCATATGATTTGAGACGGGGCGAACATAGGATCATTTCCGGACTTAACCCAAGGATCGTTATGATCCCACATCCCGCAATGGACGACTACTTCGTCGCCAACCTTCACATTCTTTACGTCGGATCCGATTTTATATACGATACCCGAAGCATCGGAGCCGCCGATATGGAATTGCTCCGGTTCTCCTTTTTTATTTCTGGCTCCGATTACGTTTACCGGATATCCGAGTGCGGCCCAAACATTATTGTAGTTGATACCTGCGGCCATGACCGCGACTAAAACTTCGTCGGGGGCGATTTCAGGGACTTCGATTTCCTCAGGTTGAATTGATTTTATCGGATCTCCGAACCTGTCAGGACGGATAACCTGTGCATGCATTTTTTTAGGGACAACTCCCAAAGGGGGAAGTTGGCCGATTGGTACGATTTCAGGTGCGTTCATGCGGACCAGAAAAACCGTATCGATCTGGGATACGACCAAAAAACGATAGATTTTTTACGGTAAATCGATGAATTTCCCGGGTCCTTGTCGGAGGTTAATTGTTTGATAGAATAAAATCGATTCTTTCTTCGATTCCTTTGACTCGGTCTTCAAAAAAGCGTTCGGAAGCTATGGAAAGTATGAGGCTGTGAAGGAGATCCACTAATAAAGATAATTTTAAGTCGGGTCGTTTGCTTGGAGGGTTGCGCGTCGCGGCAGCTTCTAACAATTT is part of the Leptospira broomii serovar Hurstbridge str. 5399 genome and harbors:
- a CDS encoding tetratricopeptide repeat protein, with the translated sequence MNKLQIIFLLFVSFPFSSCTDKEDPPILEIRDLLDSAHIGESIEKARAHAEQSGKTDQIHYLRGWIQYLRKDDDQAEKEYKLCLKENPESYDCLRGIGLILQQRKQYVKAESSFQKALNAAETQKDFEAVSILRVDSGNLLLRQNRRSEAIFEYKKSLEAKQDGSAYFGLGLTTLLQGDRKSSKDYLEKGLKTPYRDLILKAETYYLLAKLQFEWEKNPRAAAVSAKKAFELFPAKKEYAKAWEQYSKAASSLP
- a CDS encoding DUF2062 domain-containing protein gives rise to the protein MKYLAALARIVHKQIILPFQESHAPVNEVSLGTSIGLIWSMTPLIGIQMYLGFATWVILRIFRIRFYLPIAIAMIWITNPVTLPFFYYIFYILGKYSLMAFGIASVELDFNVIYEVMAKSESMDFLSGLWYWSVFLLDKMGLPMFVGGFVVGLPSAIIGYPLTYRLLNSYRSTLAEKEGITLREWEERHVRKDIGLFSARPSLNQKEGV
- a CDS encoding 2-dehydropantoate 2-reductase; amino-acid sequence: MQEDSAKFAILGSGSIGTYIGAHLVNAGFPVVFVGRERNRKEVQLFGLGISDFTGKFFSIPPNKIEYTTDLKEVRGASIFLVTVKSRDTKELGQALNKHLSSAEKEKAIIVSFQNGVKNKSLLYESIPHLGERILAGMVPFNVIAKGKGQFHRGTSGDLVVQENQYGKKIVDYLKIAGLSAATHPNMDGVLWGKLLINLNNSLNALSGIPLREELSLRGYRRILAAMISEGFEVLKLAGLRPSRAGKMIPQLAPLILKLPDWLFFKAASSMVKIDPEARSSMWEDLNQGRPTEIDTLNGEILKLADRVGHGAPINRAIVALVREAEKNPKSLQYTPETLIARLGLKF
- a CDS encoding esterase/lipase family protein; amino-acid sequence: MRKLGLSVLILFIFSGSLFASGGGSSSKPLAGAYPIILSHGLFGWGTDSSGIISIISYWGGMDSYLTSQGATVYAPTKTAAQSNETRGVELANKINVYMAANGFSKVHILGHSQGGLDSRYAISNLGLSSKVSTLTTLNTPHRGSPIADIINTVLPDWIKPFVNAVLGVVVQLVYGGGQQNALAALGSLTTSGTAAFNTRTPNSSAVKYYSYGSYITIPDLIQHPLMGILQPACAAGGLFNGQGATCDGLVPYSSLKWGTFNGGPSYGILTTGVDHLEASNTLNSGKTWYDVEGYFLKMAQNAKSNQ
- a CDS encoding zinc-dependent alcohol dehydrogenase family protein, with amino-acid sequence MKAIRLSSFGAENLSLVEIPDPEKPGPREVLVRFRAASLNFRDYLVIEGKYNPKFPVPMIPCSDGAGEIVEVGENVTEFKVGDKINATFAPYWISGPATKKELRTTLGGPLDGTLREYAILPTTGIVPMPSHLSFEEAATLPCAALTAWSSFFVENKVKPGESVLVQGTGGVSLFALQFAKMIGATVYLTSSSEEKLARGKALGADYGINYKELPKWGEAIRDLTGGEGVDHVVEVGGAGTLEQSVKAVKLFGTIHLIGILAGSIKDLNLLPLVMNQIKVQGIVVGHQKAFLEMNRAIQSVGLRPVVDSIFPIQEFREALGILKKGSHFGKIVIRIS
- the ccrA gene encoding crotonyl-CoA carboxylase/reductase, whose translation is MNAPEIVPIGQLPPLGVVPKKMHAQVIRPDRFGDPIKSIQPEEIEVPEIAPDEVLVAVMAAGINYNNVWAALGYPVNVIGARNKKGEPEQFHIGGSDASGIVYKIGSDVKNVKVGDEVVVHCGMWDHNDPWVKSGNDPMFAPSQIIWGYESNWGSFAQFCKVQDHQCLPRPKHLSWEASAAYMLVGATAYRMLHHWKPNDVKPGDVVLIWGGAGGLGAMAIQIVKAAGGVPIAVVSSDDKIDFCKNLGAAGVINRNHFKHWGALTSEINKPEVFAEWTKNAREFGKAIWDIAGKGKNPKIVFEHPGESTIPTSVFVCETGGMVVICAGTTGFNATVDLRYLWMRQKRLQGSHFANDENSAGLNQLVIEKKVDPVLAQTFTFDETAKAHQLMKENKHPSGNMSILVGAAKPGLGIK